DNA from Pochonia chlamydosporia 170 chromosome Unknown PCv3seq00009, whole genome shotgun sequence:
ATAGTCTGACCTGTCCGTTCGAGTGCCATTTCGTCTGAGTGGCTTGAAATTTGCGGCACAGAATACAGGTTGGCTCAACGGGAATCTACAGAAtcgttggccatgtcgaGATCTGTTAGACCTGGTACTTGTGTCTGAGCTGCGTCTTGACTCTTGTTTATGGGCTGGTGTAGAAGTGATAGTATATTTAACTGCCGTTCAAAGAAGTTAAGAAAGGGCTTGTAAGTCTAATTTCCTAACTATTATTAGTATAACGAACAATTAGGACCCGACTTATTTGTCTCGGGCTAACTAGCTCTCTGGTCGGTTTGTCCGGAGGCATATTAATTGCTTCCAGTAACTCTTATTAGCAGACTACTTTTACACTAATACCTTCACCCTTAGCGCTTGCGCTTTTATAATAAAACTATAACATGTAAGCCTATTAACCTTTTCAGAAAGCTTAGTGCATTAGAGTTTAAAAGGCCTAATTCTATTTAGTCACACATATTAACACCATAAACATTATGCCTTAAGATTTACCGGTATATCACCTATGCGTCCCTGCTTGCGGACTATCTAGCATAGCTTTAGTCCTTGTTACCAGTCTACTATAAGATCATTTGTTCACAAAATAAGCCTGTCCAGCAACAAGTTACTATTAAGACGTGGAGGACACGTTTCTCGGACTGAGACACATTTATTATACTGGTTGGCCTGTAGAACCTGACGGCTTAATGGAACCTCTGCAAATCTTGAGAGGCTTTGGAAACCTTGGCGAAAGGACGCATTAAGTGCAGAGCAGCACACTTTATTTCTATAGTACCCGTTACAACAGGAACCGGTATTCCAAACGTCACCTGAGACAACTGACCGGTACGTATCTGGTATTTTGCGAGTTATTAAAAGGTGAAACCTATGGCCATAATGCTAACAAGTTAAGACGATGCTGCATAAATGCGATTTAAATAGAGATAGGTCAGATCAGGTTTCATAATACCTCCCATGACTCAATGCATGAAAATCCGCTCGTAGCTGCCAATTAGAGTGTAGCTATGGAGGCCAGCTTGACTGATTCGTACGatatcttggcatgagatGGAACCATCCCGTACATTGCAATGCCGACATTGGATTGTCAATGGGACACGATGACCTCAacaaggaagacgacgatAGCTGTTATGACTCTCTTCCTGACAAATCGACTGCTATGACACGCAGAGTGCGGTAAGGAGTGCTCCAAGATATCAGATACCAGTTGCAGGCAGCTTTATATAAAGGgctcttttcttcctcccgAGTAGCTCTTTAGTCCAAGCAATAAGTCTTCTGCTAAATTGTGTGCATTACTATCCTGACGATAAATCTCTATCCGCATACAGAAAATCAATCATTACAACTGAAACCAGTTTACATTTTGCTAAAGCACAACTACTTTCATTACCGCTTCTCATTCCTACAGACAATGAAGGCTCAAACTGCCGTGGTCGCTCTCTTTGTTAGCCTGGTGGCTGCTCGCCCACAGGGGGTACAGTTCCCTGGTGGGAATGACAACGGCGGGTGTGCTCGAGGAAAGGCACTTCCCGGACTTGAAGGGAAAGGAACACTTTGCATCGGAGAATTTGGCGAGAATTTTGGCCCTCCTCCTGGTACTGCTCAACAGGAGCCACAGTCAGGAGGGCAGCGTCCAGCTTCAGGGTCGGGAACCTCTACTCCGTCGCAGAAGCTCCCGTTTCGACAACCCAATGATTTTTGCAGGGATCTATTCGAAGAATGCTTAGGAACTGTCAAGTTCTGCCAGCGCGAGCAGGATCCCAAGGCATGTCTGGATGCGCGGGAGCCCGCTCCATAAACTTCCGCGATTGCATTTCCCGAGTGAACGAAATGGCTAAGTCGGTTCGGCCCTCAAATTACTAGGCGTTTGCGGTTTGCATCGGCCTCGACACTTTTATTTTGAGCTCAGTTTCTAGATCAGCGGTGTGTTGGAAGATTCTGGCGAGAAATTGTTACGATGGTCATGTAATTCGCAGTTAGGTACAATATCGATGTTCAACACATCGATAGTTAACTCACAGAAGCTTTGTCTGGCCACCATTACTCTAGTTGCTTCACCAATCGCTCTTTTCAATATACAGTGTCGCATCAAAAGTCTGTCAAAGACGCACACCCACACACCGTCGCAATATGGACGGATTGGCACGCGTGGGCTTTCCTCCCTATTCCACGTGTTCTCCGACGGCCCAACAACCACTAGATTTATGGAAGAcaagcccaagccagccaCTACAGACAGAAAAAGAGGGAGAGATTTAGTGTGTGCGAATAGTCTAGCGCTAGATCTAGGTACTGTTGACGTATTTAGCATTGAGAGTATGTGGCCGATATATGAGGTAAAAGTCCTTCAGCAGCTCCTAACAAGGGCATTATCTCGCGTGACATCACAATGAGGCACAGTTATACTGTGAAGTAGCAATAACATCCTTCCAACAGACGGCTCTGCGTCCGAAACCGTACACTGATGATCACACTTCCTCCACTGTAGAAAGGAGCAGTAACCATATATTTCAACACGTCCAACGAGTCACCGCGTACGGAATCGCGCGCGGAAACCTGCCAGGGTATTTTGATAGCTGAAATCGCACAAAGGGTACGTATACACCATCTAGCTCCCAGCTCATAATATCACACTGCTTGGCTATCAGGGGCGTGCAGACGGGCGCACCACAGCAACGCCGTGTTATTGACACTTGGCCGGTATTTCCATCGTTTGTGTTAGATTCCTCATCGATAGGCTAGCATGTGGCGAATTCCAAAAGCAGGTCAAATTAAATAAGACACATAACCGTGGTTAATGATTCTCAAATGTAAATTTTGTGCAATTTTACAATCTATAACCCACGCCTATTTACACTTTATGTAGTATGtacaatataatatatacACCAAGCCGCAGCAGGCATCTTCGCAATCAGCTGTCGCTTACACCTTGACATGGATGTAGTTGAAGTTGCCCTTAGGAACAGTGCGAGTGCCATAACCCTGCACCTTATTCCAGTTATACTCCTCAATGGTGACCTTGTCGCCCGAAACCTTAGTCACCCAAGCGACGTGGCCGGCCTTACCGCCGTTAGACTGAGCAATGCAGCCCGGCACAGGCTTGTTATCAACGCGAACCTTGGTGCGGCGAGCAGCCTCGTCCCAGGTATTGGCGTTACCCCAGTTCGTTCCCTTGTACTGGTTGGTGAACTTGATGCCAAGACGATCGTTGATGCGCCAGGCGACGAAGCTGGTGCACTGGCACTTGAAGTACTTCCACTTGTCGACAGGACCGCACTGGTGCTTATAGGGGTAGT
Protein-coding regions in this window:
- a CDS encoding CHAP domain-containing protein gives rise to the protein MKFVTISALAISLGSSLVAAYPVTAETLNCRASPDTSSAIKKTYKKGNDVTITCQTEGPSINGNTIWDKTSDGCYVADYYVKTGSSSYVKDQCGGSKPPSGKIPGPMKDDYPYKHQCGPVDKWKYFKCQCTSFVAWRINDRLGIKFTNQYKGTNWGNANTWDEAARRTKVRVDNKPVPGCIAQSNGGKAGHVAWVTKVSGDKVTIEEYNWNKVQGYGTRTVPKGNFNYIHVKV